The Pseudomonas sp. G2-4 genome window below encodes:
- a CDS encoding magnesium and cobalt transport protein CorA: MGRVVAAAVYSAGKKVTNITLDEGSAWAAKPGHFVWIGLEEPSALELTNLQRQFNLHELAIEDAMEKHSRPKLETFGDALFIVTYSPIRKDGKLLFIETHIFAGKGYIITARNGHSASYAHVRQRCEARPILLEHGEDFVLYAILDFVIENYQPMGEAIHAEIDELERNVLCSALNERDIQNLHSLRRDVLRLRRYAAPMVEISEELQRLDFPFIDKNMSPYFRDVQIHVTRQMEDLATLADIASQTIEIGVLLEASRQSVVQRKFAAWAAILAFPTAVAGIYGMNFENMPELTWHYGYFLVLGFIGVGCTALWASFKRSGWL, translated from the coding sequence ATGGGTAGAGTCGTTGCTGCTGCGGTTTACAGCGCCGGAAAGAAAGTCACCAACATTACCCTCGACGAAGGCAGCGCCTGGGCTGCCAAACCTGGCCACTTTGTGTGGATCGGCCTGGAAGAACCCAGCGCCTTGGAGCTGACCAACCTGCAGCGTCAATTCAATCTGCATGAATTGGCGATCGAAGACGCCATGGAGAAGCACAGCCGTCCTAAGCTTGAGACCTTTGGCGACGCGCTGTTTATCGTCACGTATTCGCCGATACGCAAGGACGGCAAACTGCTGTTCATCGAAACCCATATCTTTGCCGGTAAGGGCTACATCATCACCGCCCGTAACGGTCACTCAGCGTCCTACGCCCACGTCCGCCAACGCTGTGAGGCACGTCCTATCCTGCTGGAGCATGGCGAAGATTTCGTACTCTACGCCATCCTTGATTTCGTGATTGAAAACTACCAGCCAATGGGTGAAGCCATTCACGCCGAGATCGATGAGCTGGAACGTAACGTGCTGTGCAGCGCCCTGAACGAACGGGATATCCAGAACCTGCACAGCTTGCGCCGTGATGTATTGCGCCTGCGTCGCTATGCGGCGCCCATGGTGGAGATCAGCGAAGAGTTACAGAGGCTGGACTTCCCCTTTATCGACAAGAACATGAGTCCGTATTTTCGCGACGTGCAGATTCATGTCACACGACAAATGGAAGACCTGGCCACCCTGGCGGACATCGCCAGCCAAACCATTGAAATCGGAGTACTGCTGGAGGCCTCTCGCCAGAGCGTGGTGCAACGCAAGTTTGCGGCGTGGGCGGCGATTCTGGCGTTCCCCACCGCAGTGGCCGGGATCTACGGGATGAACTTCGAGAACATGCCGGAATTGACCTGGCACTACGGCTATTTTCTGGTGCTGGGGTT